The Nitrospiria bacterium genome has a segment encoding these proteins:
- the gspC gene encoding type II secretion system protein GspC, with the protein MGIRGGFKPGKGFFVFSHFILLTLFSFIVADLIGFFIGEKLVVHSKIKDNSLASPSQIRKPFQQYSQAILEGNIFSRELRGKKDTEIASIPDNPPEIELTPLNIRLIGTVVGWDSAKSFAVIQDEKTKNQELYRINDMVVEGAKLVYVDREKATLLRGGREELLLLFEEELEEGSSQMENAKLEEGENTGIRTVAPNNWVLDKREVSQAFENLPQLLTKARIIPNFTQGKANGFRIISIVPNSIYERIGLKNGDILQRINGIDIKDPQSFLKIFQQLKDETSISLDLVRNNIKTSFDYEIR; encoded by the coding sequence ATGGGAATAAGAGGAGGTTTTAAACCCGGGAAAGGTTTTTTTGTTTTTTCCCATTTCATTTTATTGACCCTTTTCTCCTTCATAGTCGCTGATTTAATTGGGTTTTTTATTGGAGAAAAACTTGTTGTTCACTCCAAAATAAAGGATAATTCCCTGGCTTCCCCTTCCCAAATTCGTAAACCTTTCCAACAGTATTCCCAAGCTATTTTGGAGGGAAATATCTTCAGTCGGGAACTTCGGGGGAAAAAAGACACTGAGATTGCCTCTATTCCTGATAACCCGCCCGAAATAGAATTGACCCCTCTTAATATTCGTTTAATTGGGACTGTAGTAGGGTGGGATTCCGCAAAAAGTTTTGCTGTGATTCAGGATGAAAAAACAAAGAACCAGGAATTATACCGAATCAATGACATGGTGGTGGAAGGGGCGAAGCTGGTTTACGTTGATCGAGAAAAGGCCACCCTTTTAAGAGGAGGAAGAGAGGAATTACTCCTTCTATTTGAGGAAGAGCTCGAGGAAGGTTCATCCCAAATGGAAAATGCAAAATTAGAGGAAGGAGAAAACACGGGTATCCGAACCGTTGCCCCCAACAATTGGGTGTTAGATAAACGGGAGGTCTCACAGGCCTTTGAAAATCTCCCCCAACTTTTAACAAAAGCCAGGATTATTCCCAATTTTACCCAGGGTAAGGCCAACGGCTTCAGAATTATTTCAATCGTGCCCAATAGCATCTATGAAAGAATTGGATTAAAAAACGGTGATATTCTGCAGAGAATCAATGGAATCGATATCAAGGATCCCCAGAGTTTTTTAAAGATTTTTCAACAACTCAAAGATGAGACAAGTATTTCTTTGGATTTGGTTCGAAATAACATAAAAACTTCTTTTGATTACGAAATTCGTTAA
- the lnt gene encoding apolipoprotein N-acyltransferase, which yields MIESVTRKNLAHFLIPSISSGILFFLCFPSFEFPFLAWFCLIPLFFAIRNVTPKTAFWLGGISGTLYFLGTISWVTNTMVQYGKLPWVLSVLLMFLLVFYLSLYVATFSFLAHWASTSKNIPLFISAPLFWTMLEYGRGHFFTGFPWVLLGYSQYQSLWVIQIADTTSVYGISFLIVLVNVFFYEWVCFFFLRKENKSGKTIPWASSAFTLIALLITLFYGHSKISQTEEKKSFINLALIQGNIGQDIKWDRRFQEETLNTYLTLTERETQKGIDLVVWPEAATPFLFNQNLEYQKRILQFAHAQSTPLLFGSPSLTLLENSAPVLLNSAYLISPEGQIKSRYDKMHLVPFGEYVPLSSLLSFVNKMVEGIGNFIPGKTPLVMDLPKAKFGVVICFEVIFPELVRKFVNHGAQMMTTITNDAWFGYSSAPYQHFSMVVFRAIENRVSFARAANTGISGFIDSRGRILKKTNLFERTTLRETLFLNHEKTFYTQFGDIFAWVCVIMSFSIIIPSIYLEIKKKGKLHVGRNPGKI from the coding sequence TTGATTGAATCGGTAACCAGAAAAAACCTGGCCCATTTTTTAATCCCCTCTATTTCCTCCGGAATTCTTTTTTTCCTTTGTTTTCCCTCTTTTGAGTTTCCTTTTCTTGCTTGGTTTTGTCTCATCCCCTTATTTTTCGCCATCCGGAATGTCACTCCAAAAACTGCTTTTTGGCTGGGGGGAATTTCAGGAACACTCTATTTTCTTGGAACCATTTCCTGGGTCACCAATACAATGGTGCAATACGGGAAGCTTCCTTGGGTGCTCAGTGTTTTGTTAATGTTTCTTTTAGTTTTTTACCTTTCCCTTTACGTGGCTACCTTTTCGTTTCTGGCCCATTGGGCTTCCACTTCAAAAAACATCCCATTATTTATAAGTGCCCCGCTTTTTTGGACCATGTTGGAATATGGGAGGGGCCACTTTTTCACGGGTTTTCCATGGGTATTGTTGGGTTATTCACAATATCAATCGCTTTGGGTCATCCAAATTGCAGATACCACAAGCGTTTATGGCATTTCCTTCTTGATCGTATTGGTCAATGTCTTTTTCTACGAATGGGTTTGCTTCTTTTTCCTGAGAAAAGAGAATAAGTCAGGAAAAACTATTCCATGGGCTTCTTCCGCTTTTACTTTAATCGCTCTTTTAATCACACTTTTTTACGGTCATTCAAAAATTTCCCAGACTGAAGAAAAAAAATCATTTATAAACCTCGCCCTCATCCAGGGAAATATTGGACAGGATATAAAATGGGATAGGAGATTTCAGGAGGAAACCCTTAACACCTACCTAACCCTTACCGAAAGGGAAACGCAAAAGGGCATTGATTTAGTGGTCTGGCCTGAAGCGGCAACTCCTTTTCTCTTTAATCAAAATCTTGAGTACCAAAAAAGGATTTTACAGTTCGCCCATGCCCAATCCACCCCCCTACTTTTTGGAAGCCCATCCCTCACTCTTCTTGAAAATTCAGCACCTGTTCTTCTCAATAGCGCTTATTTGATTTCCCCCGAAGGTCAAATAAAAAGCCGGTATGACAAAATGCATTTGGTGCCTTTTGGTGAATATGTCCCTCTTTCCTCCCTTCTCTCATTTGTCAACAAAATGGTAGAAGGGATCGGAAATTTTATCCCCGGAAAAACCCCACTGGTCATGGACCTCCCAAAAGCCAAATTTGGTGTGGTGATCTGTTTTGAAGTGATTTTTCCAGAGCTGGTCAGAAAATTTGTTAATCACGGGGCCCAAATGATGACCACCATCACCAATGATGCCTGGTTTGGATACTCCTCCGCTCCCTATCAGCATTTCTCTATGGTGGTATTTCGAGCCATTGAGAACCGTGTTTCTTTTGCCCGGGCGGCCAATACGGGGATCTCAGGTTTCATTGATTCTCGGGGAAGAATTTTAAAAAAAACCAATCTTTTTGAACGGACCACACTTCGAGAAACCCTTTTTCTAAATCATGAAAAGACTTTTTACACCCAATTTGGTGATATCTTTGCCTGGGTCTGTGTTATAATGTCTTTTTCCATCATTATTCCAAGCATTTACCTTGAAATTAAAAAGAAAGGAAAACTCCATGTTGGAAGAAACCCAGGAAAAATTTGA
- the gspF gene encoding type II secretion system inner membrane protein GspF, protein MAVFEYKGLTTEGKDTSGIIDADSSKTARAKLKRSGIFPVSVLEGKRPTRSVFPVSTVSRGLSQILTERIRHQDVAIMTRQLATLIGAGLPLMESLNALVDQLERGGLKRVVAGVREMVKEGGPLADALGQYPRVFSELYINMVRSGEASGTLDLMLLRLSDFLEKQIQLRNKIMATMAYPLIMMAIGAIILFMLITFVVPQVTSVFEEMKQVLPLPTQILLGVSHFLQNYWWLLLLMAGVSVFGLRRWVRTPKGRKQFDRWILKMPFLGSLFKRVSISRFTTTLSTLLGSGIPLLRSLEIVKEVVNNSVLSEAINAARENIREGESIAEPLKRSGVFPPLVTHMIAVGEKSGELEKVLLKVSEAYDHEVETIATTLTSLLTPVMILLMGGVVLFIVVSILLPIFEMSQVIR, encoded by the coding sequence ATGGCGGTTTTTGAATATAAAGGGTTGACGACAGAAGGAAAAGATACCTCTGGGATTATCGATGCCGATAGTTCCAAAACGGCCCGGGCCAAATTGAAGCGATCCGGAATTTTCCCGGTTTCGGTTTTGGAAGGAAAGCGGCCCACCCGTTCCGTTTTCCCTGTTTCTACGGTTAGCCGAGGATTATCTCAAATCCTGACCGAGCGGATTCGGCATCAAGATGTTGCGATTATGACAAGACAATTGGCCACGTTGATTGGGGCAGGTCTTCCTTTGATGGAGTCTTTAAATGCATTGGTGGATCAGTTGGAGCGGGGGGGATTAAAACGGGTGGTGGCGGGGGTTAGGGAAATGGTAAAGGAAGGAGGTCCTCTTGCGGATGCTTTGGGCCAGTATCCAAGGGTTTTTTCGGAGCTTTACATCAATATGGTTCGGTCGGGTGAGGCCAGTGGCACGTTGGACTTAATGCTTTTGCGTTTATCGGATTTTCTTGAGAAGCAAATTCAATTGAGGAATAAAATCATGGCAACCATGGCCTATCCCCTTATCATGATGGCCATTGGGGCTATTATTCTTTTTATGTTGATTACTTTTGTTGTTCCTCAAGTTACGTCCGTTTTTGAAGAAATGAAACAGGTCTTGCCATTGCCCACACAGATCCTTTTGGGTGTGAGCCATTTTCTTCAAAATTATTGGTGGCTTCTTCTGTTAATGGCTGGGGTCAGCGTTTTTGGGTTGAGACGATGGGTTCGCACTCCGAAGGGACGTAAACAATTCGATCGCTGGATCTTAAAAATGCCTTTTTTAGGCTCCTTGTTTAAACGGGTTTCCATCTCCCGTTTTACCACAACCCTGAGCACTCTCCTTGGAAGTGGCATTCCCCTTCTTCGTTCTTTGGAAATTGTAAAAGAAGTTGTCAATAATTCGGTTTTATCGGAAGCCATCAACGCAGCCCGGGAAAATATAAGAGAAGGGGAAAGTATTGCCGAGCCCCTAAAAAGAAGCGGGGTTTTCCCCCCCTTGGTGACCCATATGATTGCGGTTGGGGAAAAAAGTGGTGAGCTTGAAAAGGTTCTCCTTAAGGTTTCCGAAGCCTATGATCATGAAGTCGAAACCATTGCAACCACATTGACCTCTCTGCTAACCCCGGTCATGATCCTTCTAATGGGGGGAGTGGTTCTTTTTATCGTTGTTTCTATCTTGTTGCCAATTTTTGAAATGAGTCAAGTGATTCGCTAA
- the gspE gene encoding type II secretion system ATPase GspE produces MRRKPIGEILREKFFLTPEQLEEGLKIQKEKGGRIGEILVRLKFVKMDQVLESLAVQMSIPFLPEIHISDIDPALAVRIPLGFAKKNGLLPLKSEGGKVWVATSNPLNVTTLDDIRLLLQSPIQVAVAPGKTILDRINEVYDRPSDTAEQVVEDLSGERLDLVASSLEEPVDLLEATDEAPIIRLVNSLLFQGVKDRASDIHVEPFERDLLIRFRIDGVLYNILSPPKHAQASIVSRIKIMAGMNIAEKRLPQDGRIGVRIAGKEVDIRVSAIPTAHGERVVMRLLDKSNLLLNLGEIGLSSSDLGLLEQIIQLTHGILLVTGPTGSGKTTTLYAALSKINSPDKNIITVEDPIEYQLKGIGQMQVNSKIQLTFASGLRSILRQDPDVIMVGEIRDSETAEIAIHASLTGHLVFSTLHTNDSSGAITRLIDMGIEPFLVSSSVVAIIAQRLVRIICFHCRQPYLPSEEEKQKLGILTGDSKKNIYRAVGCEKCMNTGYHGRIGIYEIMRLDDEIRNLVLSCTDSSTIKQRAIQKGMRTLREDGARKVLEGLTTTEEVLRVTQQEIR; encoded by the coding sequence ATGAGACGGAAACCTATTGGAGAAATCCTCCGGGAAAAATTTTTCTTAACCCCTGAACAGTTGGAGGAGGGGTTAAAAATCCAAAAAGAGAAGGGAGGAAGAATTGGGGAAATTTTAGTTCGTCTCAAATTCGTCAAAATGGACCAGGTCTTGGAAAGTTTGGCCGTTCAAATGAGCATTCCTTTTCTTCCCGAAATTCATATTTCTGATATTGATCCAGCCTTGGCTGTTCGCATTCCCCTGGGCTTTGCAAAAAAAAACGGTCTTCTCCCCTTAAAATCTGAGGGAGGAAAAGTGTGGGTGGCCACTTCCAACCCCTTAAATGTGACCACATTGGATGATATTCGCCTTCTTCTTCAATCCCCCATTCAGGTAGCGGTAGCACCTGGAAAAACCATTCTGGATCGTATCAATGAGGTTTATGATCGTCCCTCCGATACCGCGGAGCAGGTTGTGGAAGATCTTTCCGGAGAGCGCCTGGATTTAGTTGCCAGTTCTCTTGAGGAACCGGTTGATCTTTTGGAGGCAACCGATGAAGCCCCCATCATTCGGTTGGTCAACTCCCTTTTATTTCAAGGCGTGAAAGATAGAGCCAGTGATATTCATGTGGAACCCTTTGAAAGAGATTTGCTCATCCGTTTTAGAATTGACGGAGTTCTCTATAATATCCTCTCCCCTCCCAAGCACGCGCAAGCCAGTATTGTATCTCGAATAAAAATTATGGCGGGAATGAATATTGCGGAGAAACGGCTTCCACAGGATGGCCGAATCGGGGTTCGGATCGCGGGGAAGGAAGTGGATATCCGGGTTTCGGCCATCCCTACCGCCCATGGGGAACGGGTGGTCATGAGGTTGTTGGATAAAAGCAACCTTTTGTTAAACCTTGGGGAAATCGGCCTATCCTCTTCCGATTTAGGGTTATTGGAACAAATCATTCAATTGACCCATGGCATCCTTTTGGTGACGGGTCCGACGGGCAGTGGAAAAACCACCACCCTGTATGCCGCATTAAGTAAAATTAACTCTCCGGATAAAAATATCATTACGGTTGAGGACCCCATTGAATACCAGTTAAAAGGAATTGGGCAAATGCAGGTAAACTCAAAAATTCAACTCACATTTGCCAGCGGGTTGCGGTCTATTTTGCGACAGGATCCCGATGTGATCATGGTGGGGGAAATTCGGGATTCCGAAACAGCAGAAATTGCCATTCATGCCTCGCTCACTGGGCATTTGGTCTTCTCCACCCTTCATACCAATGATTCCTCAGGAGCCATTACCCGTTTGATTGATATGGGCATTGAGCCCTTTTTGGTTTCCTCTTCAGTGGTTGCGATTATTGCGCAACGATTGGTTCGCATTATCTGTTTCCACTGCAGGCAACCTTACCTGCCGTCTGAGGAAGAGAAACAGAAATTAGGAATCTTAACTGGAGATTCTAAAAAGAATATTTACCGTGCGGTTGGATGCGAAAAGTGCATGAATACCGGTTATCACGGCCGGATCGGCATTTATGAAATAATGCGTTTGGACGATGAAATTCGAAATCTTGTGTTGAGCTGTACCGATTCTTCAACCATCAAACAAAGGGCGATTCAGAAAGGAATGCGAACTCTTCGGGAAGATGGGGCTCGAAAGGTTTTAGAAGGGTTGACCACCACTGAGGAAGTGTTACGTGTTACCCAGCAGGAGATCCGTTAA
- a CDS encoding secretin N-terminal domain-containing protein yields the protein MRNRKQTSIPDFLCQKAFFHKPHKRYFFQNFIFRKCFLFLGLPFFLYFNFLIPIYLHAQGEKISGKETIPLASKIIKVEAIADQNGVKVLIEGNGELRQKSFMIDNNRLVVDLLGTSSQLESHILPGAEPVLKKIRIGEHVSPNKVRVVLDLSESVPFKVIEKGKIISVFLAPESFSEGPSFPSSTLLKTSQDRVKEQVSSSEGIEKVPFGKATIVKETMGADNTKQKTESLNQEGMKKGEPILVASQIPKVENSQTPNGSGETPGKEFGKKVPVLAKPSSDKDPKLITMDFNNVDLPVLVKFISELTGKNFMIDEKVRGRVTIFSPKKLNPEEAYGVFLSVLDLKGLAALPVGEVIQIVPKNQLPETKDINVYFLENSNAEDMAKLLAGLVARSGGTARAQAVSKATGDDSTGIEGPVQILPDKSTNALIITSSPEDFERIKKVIQQLDVRRRQVYVEAVILEIGLDTLREIGVEAQVPIKTDSNNELSGVLQPAGGTNFGGISTLATQGPVGLTGLAVGIIKGTFEFQGNKFLNIGALLRALQSDSDVNILSTPQLLTSDNQKAEIVVGQNIPITTGQSQTTGGNTVTAIERMDVGITLRLVPQIMENNLVKLDVFQEISTVTDTPQSVQDLFVGPTTNKRSTNTTVIVEDKQTAVLGGLIRDDLIKSERKVPFLGDIPILGWLFKFQSKRVEKRNLLIFLTPYIVRNGGELDLVTARKTQEMAEFLQENQVEIRKRRLEFLEKGIHPPGNPEVIR from the coding sequence ATGAGGAATCGCAAACAAACGAGTATTCCTGACTTTCTATGCCAAAAGGCATTTTTCCATAAACCCCATAAACGGTATTTTTTTCAAAATTTTATTTTTAGGAAATGTTTTCTGTTTTTAGGTCTTCCTTTTTTTCTTTATTTTAATTTTTTAATTCCAATCTATTTACATGCCCAGGGGGAGAAAATCTCTGGTAAAGAGACTATTCCCCTTGCCAGCAAGATCATAAAAGTAGAGGCCATAGCGGATCAGAATGGGGTTAAAGTCCTTATTGAAGGGAATGGTGAATTGAGACAGAAATCGTTCATGATTGATAATAATAGATTGGTGGTAGATTTGTTGGGTACTTCAAGCCAATTGGAATCCCACATCCTGCCGGGGGCAGAGCCCGTACTCAAAAAAATTCGAATTGGAGAACACGTTAGCCCTAATAAGGTTCGGGTTGTTTTGGATTTATCCGAATCGGTTCCCTTCAAGGTGATAGAAAAAGGAAAAATCATTTCGGTTTTTTTGGCCCCTGAATCCTTCAGCGAAGGGCCCTCTTTCCCATCATCAACATTGCTCAAAACCTCACAAGATCGGGTAAAAGAACAGGTTTCATCATCTGAGGGAATCGAAAAGGTCCCGTTTGGGAAAGCGACAATTGTAAAGGAAACGATGGGTGCGGACAACACTAAACAAAAAACTGAATCGTTAAACCAAGAGGGCATGAAAAAAGGGGAACCTATCTTGGTAGCCTCCCAAATTCCAAAAGTTGAAAATTCACAAACCCCTAATGGTTCAGGGGAGACCCCCGGAAAAGAATTTGGAAAAAAAGTTCCGGTGTTGGCAAAACCATCATCCGACAAAGACCCTAAACTCATCACCATGGATTTTAATAATGTGGATTTGCCGGTTTTAGTGAAATTTATAAGTGAGCTGACTGGAAAAAATTTTATGATAGATGAAAAAGTTAGAGGACGGGTGACCATTTTTTCCCCGAAAAAATTAAACCCAGAGGAGGCTTATGGGGTTTTCCTTTCCGTTTTGGATTTGAAAGGGCTCGCAGCCCTTCCGGTGGGAGAGGTAATTCAGATTGTTCCGAAAAATCAACTTCCCGAAACAAAGGATATCAATGTTTACTTTTTAGAGAACTCCAATGCAGAAGATATGGCCAAGTTATTGGCCGGACTGGTTGCCCGTTCAGGTGGGACAGCCCGTGCACAAGCGGTGTCCAAAGCCACTGGAGATGATTCCACAGGTATAGAGGGGCCGGTTCAAATTCTTCCTGATAAGTCAACCAATGCTCTAATCATCACCTCCTCTCCCGAAGATTTTGAGCGGATTAAAAAGGTGATTCAGCAATTGGATGTACGGCGTCGGCAGGTTTACGTGGAGGCGGTGATCCTGGAAATCGGGTTGGATACGCTTCGCGAAATCGGTGTTGAGGCCCAGGTTCCCATTAAAACCGATAGTAACAACGAACTCAGTGGTGTGTTACAGCCTGCTGGGGGAACCAATTTTGGGGGTATCAGTACCCTGGCCACTCAGGGTCCTGTTGGGTTAACCGGTTTAGCAGTCGGAATTATCAAGGGAACTTTTGAATTTCAGGGGAATAAATTTTTAAATATTGGGGCTCTTCTTCGTGCGTTGCAGTCCGATTCTGATGTCAATATTCTTTCAACCCCCCAACTTCTAACCAGTGATAATCAGAAGGCAGAAATTGTGGTAGGACAAAATATTCCCATTACCACTGGGCAAAGCCAAACCACTGGGGGAAATACCGTTACCGCCATTGAGCGGATGGATGTGGGCATTACACTTCGTCTGGTTCCACAAATAATGGAAAACAACCTCGTCAAGTTGGATGTTTTTCAGGAAATATCCACCGTTACGGATACCCCTCAATCTGTTCAGGATCTTTTTGTGGGACCGACGACCAATAAGCGGTCCACCAATACGACAGTAATTGTGGAGGACAAACAAACCGCTGTTTTAGGGGGGTTAATAAGGGATGACCTTATTAAAAGCGAACGAAAAGTCCCCTTTTTAGGGGATATTCCCATTTTGGGATGGTTGTTTAAATTTCAATCCAAACGGGTGGAAAAAAGGAATCTTCTCATATTTTTAACCCCCTATATTGTCAGGAATGGGGGGGAATTGGATCTGGTGACTGCCAGAAAAACCCAAGAGATGGCAGAATTTTTACAGGAAAATCAGGTGGAAATAAGAAAGAGAAGATTGGAATTCCTTGAAAAGGGAATTCACCCTCCTGGAAACCCAGAGGTGATTCGGTAG
- a CDS encoding DUF3105 domain-containing protein has translation MFKGHCIFRISLLIFLFLITSISKSIGAESVEGPGRSIPSQGNEHIASIGAPHDPYNSNPPTSGWHVGFVARWGIHSSPIPKELQVHNLEDGGVIIQYNCNNCDELVSKLTKIAKKYNRIVLAPYTDMKPLIALTAWGKIDELPEFDEKRIIRFVEAYIGVDHHPKKENLPTPPLK, from the coding sequence ATGTTTAAGGGTCACTGTATTTTTAGAATTAGCCTTTTAATTTTTTTGTTTTTAATAACCAGTATATCCAAAAGTATCGGTGCTGAATCCGTTGAAGGTCCCGGAAGGTCAATTCCTTCCCAGGGGAATGAGCACATTGCTTCCATAGGGGCTCCCCATGATCCATATAACAGCAATCCTCCCACATCGGGTTGGCATGTGGGTTTTGTCGCAAGATGGGGTATTCATTCCAGCCCTATTCCAAAAGAATTACAGGTACACAATCTAGAAGATGGAGGGGTCATCATCCAGTACAATTGTAATAATTGCGATGAATTGGTCTCAAAATTAACCAAAATCGCAAAAAAATATAATCGCATTGTTTTAGCCCCCTACACGGATATGAAACCTCTGATTGCCCTCACCGCGTGGGGAAAAATCGATGAACTTCCGGAATTTGATGAAAAACGAATAATCCGATTTGTCGAGGCATATATTGGAGTTGATCACCACCCCAAAAAAGAAAACCTCCCCACCCCACCCCTCAAATAA
- the prfB gene encoding peptide chain release factor 2 (programmed frameshift), whose product MLEETQEKFEGLLKKLDQLRGYFDPASIKKQINQIETSMVAEGFWDNAQKAQSLLKNKTHLEKELKRWEDLDQQKENLTLLFELSNEEGGQSLEGELKQGLTHFQEQIDRLEVEILLSGERDIKNAIVAIHPGAGGTESQDWAQMLLRMYLRWAERNGYSVEMIDLQPGDEAGIKSATFSVNGEYAYGYLRAEGGVHRLVRISPFDANKRRHTSFASVFIFPEVSDDIEVVIDEKELRIDTYRASSAGGQHVNKTSSAVRITHLPTGTVVQCQKERSQHKNKSMAMKVLKARLFELEQQKKEEELNQLTSEKKEIGWGNQIRSYVFQPYQMVKDHRTNLDVGNVNAVMDGEITQFIKTYLLQSSKVKN is encoded by the exons ATGTTGGAAGAAACCCAGGAAAAATTTGAAGGACTTTTGAAAAAATTGGATCAGCTAAGGGGGTAT TTTGACCCCGCTTCTATAAAAAAACAAATTAACCAAATTGAAACCTCCATGGTTGCGGAGGGTTTTTGGGATAATGCTCAAAAGGCCCAAAGCCTCCTGAAAAACAAAACCCACCTTGAAAAAGAATTAAAACGTTGGGAAGACCTGGACCAACAAAAGGAAAATTTAACTCTACTTTTTGAGCTTTCCAATGAAGAGGGAGGGCAATCCCTGGAAGGAGAGCTCAAACAGGGGTTAACGCATTTTCAAGAACAGATCGACCGCTTAGAGGTAGAAATCCTTCTTTCGGGTGAGAGGGATATCAAAAACGCCATTGTGGCCATTCATCCTGGTGCCGGAGGAACAGAGTCCCAAGATTGGGCCCAAATGCTTTTACGGATGTACCTCCGTTGGGCGGAGCGAAACGGTTATTCGGTGGAAATGATCGATCTTCAGCCTGGAGATGAGGCCGGAATTAAAAGTGCAACTTTTTCCGTTAACGGCGAATATGCCTATGGTTACCTCAGAGCAGAGGGAGGGGTTCATCGACTGGTAAGGATTTCTCCATTCGATGCCAACAAACGCCGTCATACCTCCTTTGCTTCGGTTTTTATTTTTCCCGAGGTCTCTGATGACATTGAAGTCGTCATTGATGAAAAAGAACTCCGGATTGACACCTACCGGGCCAGCAGCGCGGGGGGACAGCACGTGAACAAAACCTCCTCGGCAGTGAGGATCACCCATCTTCCCACGGGGACTGTGGTTCAATGCCAAAAAGAGCGCTCCCAGCATAAAAACAAATCTATGGCCATGAAGGTCCTCAAAGCCCGTCTATTTGAGCTGGAACAACAAAAGAAAGAGGAAGAGCTAAATCAGTTGACCAGTGAAAAAAAGGAAATTGGGTGGGGAAACCAAATTCGATCCTATGTTTTTCAACCCTACCAAATGGTCAAAGACCATCGGACGAACCTTGATGTAGGAAATGTCAATGCGGTTATGGATGGAGAAATTACCCAATTTATTAAAACCTATCTCCTTCAGTCCTCAAAAGTAAAAAATTAA